A window of the Schlesneria paludicola DSM 18645 genome harbors these coding sequences:
- a CDS encoding lipoate--protein ligase family protein, whose product MTDTPVPESLWPGTVLRSELTLPTPSENLALDEAILHHVDQSPDAGAYLRLWQPSTYFVVLGRSNNVATEVDVDHCAAAGIPILRRASGGGTVLVGPGCLCYSLVLPLNPLLRTLGVSGVTSELMERTAKGLRSMNPEIEVRGTSDLVCGGLKFSGNAQRWLRNAFIHHGTLLHDFDLALLERCLRHPSREPDYRQARRHPDFVGNLNARLEDLKRCVSDAWCAIDGPIPPEIVGDVQRIVDTRSQHVDWNIAPPM is encoded by the coding sequence ATGACGGACACGCCAGTTCCGGAATCGTTATGGCCTGGGACAGTGCTGCGCTCTGAACTGACGCTGCCAACGCCATCGGAAAACCTGGCGCTCGATGAAGCGATCCTTCACCATGTCGATCAGAGTCCAGACGCAGGAGCCTACCTTCGATTGTGGCAGCCGTCGACATACTTCGTCGTGTTGGGACGTTCCAATAACGTCGCAACCGAAGTCGACGTCGATCACTGTGCCGCCGCAGGGATTCCGATCCTGCGTCGAGCCAGTGGCGGTGGCACGGTTCTGGTCGGACCGGGGTGTCTTTGCTACTCACTGGTCTTGCCGCTCAATCCCCTGCTCCGCACCCTCGGCGTTTCAGGTGTGACCTCGGAACTGATGGAACGCACCGCCAAGGGATTGCGGTCGATGAATCCCGAGATTGAAGTCCGCGGGACGAGCGATCTTGTGTGTGGTGGTCTGAAGTTTTCCGGTAACGCCCAACGCTGGCTACGGAATGCCTTCATTCACCATGGAACGCTGCTTCACGATTTCGATCTCGCGTTGCTCGAACGCTGTCTGCGACATCCATCACGCGAACCCGACTATCGACAGGCGCGTCGGCATCCAGACTTCGTCGGGAACCTGAATGCCCGTCTCGAAGATCTGAAGCGTTGCGTCAGCGACGCCTGGTGTGCGATCGACGGACCGATTCCGCCCGAGATCGTGGGGGACGTTCAGCGAATCGTCGATACTCGCTCGCAACACGTTGATTGGAACATCGCACCGCCCATGTGA
- a CDS encoding ABC transporter permease, which yields MYFDPAENAISLVLTPLYWLVVTAGLLFVVLFVSLSSLLLTRGKSGLTVFFAEVRGMLSDIFSLSPRRIWSLARLAIMEGYRRKALSVFVVFALLFMFAGWFMGDSEGVTADRVKVYVSFVLTALTWLPIPVILILACFGIPEDIRLRSIHTVVTKPARRLEIVIGRMLGVSVIALFILLIMAIVGQIWIQRQIPSSLLTCRVPVYGLLRFIDRNGDVGAGVNVGDIWAYRSYIEGATKARAQWGFTQVSESMLDSDGNLNLENSFSAFRSYKGDMSRPLFYDIKIYHPETKLAYTTDPQPVNEFRSKLDKIPRKLTIDDAQYDLFKDFVTKDGVLYVEVACIDREQYIGMARADLFIRMPDRPFAVGYWKAILGIGMIFVLVTMIGVSASTVVKGPIAAILTLVLFALSGKKSHQFMDALMTGEVQGGGFLESIYRLVTHLGPSTELPANPAFTIIKFIDTVLTSFLWLCKQVIPRLRSFNMSEFVANGFDVPFDVSILPSLLVTAGYIIPCVMLGYFALRIRELESK from the coding sequence ATGTATTTTGATCCTGCCGAAAATGCAATTTCGCTGGTCTTGACGCCGCTGTACTGGTTGGTCGTCACTGCTGGCCTATTGTTTGTGGTGCTGTTCGTGTCGCTGTCGAGCCTTCTGCTCACACGTGGCAAGAGCGGATTGACTGTGTTCTTCGCGGAAGTCCGCGGCATGCTGTCAGACATTTTCAGTCTGTCACCCCGCCGCATCTGGTCGCTGGCGCGGCTGGCGATCATGGAAGGGTATCGACGCAAAGCGCTGTCGGTTTTCGTGGTCTTCGCGCTGCTGTTCATGTTCGCAGGGTGGTTCATGGGGGATTCGGAAGGCGTGACGGCCGACCGCGTCAAGGTATACGTCAGCTTCGTGCTGACCGCTCTAACCTGGCTGCCCATTCCGGTGATTCTGATTCTGGCCTGCTTCGGAATTCCTGAAGATATTCGCCTGCGATCGATTCACACGGTCGTGACCAAGCCGGCTCGACGACTGGAAATTGTCATTGGCCGTATGCTTGGCGTTTCGGTAATCGCACTCTTCATTCTGCTGATCATGGCCATCGTCGGGCAGATCTGGATCCAACGACAAATCCCAAGCAGTCTGCTCACCTGTCGCGTTCCCGTTTATGGCCTACTGCGATTCATCGATCGCAACGGTGACGTGGGGGCGGGGGTGAACGTCGGGGATATCTGGGCCTATCGCAGTTACATCGAAGGGGCGACGAAAGCCCGGGCCCAGTGGGGATTCACCCAGGTTTCGGAATCGATGCTCGATTCTGACGGCAACTTGAACCTCGAGAACTCGTTCTCTGCGTTTCGTAGCTACAAAGGAGATATGTCGCGCCCCTTGTTCTACGATATTAAGATCTACCATCCTGAGACGAAGCTGGCGTATACGACTGACCCTCAGCCGGTCAATGAGTTCCGCAGCAAGCTCGATAAAATTCCTCGTAAGCTGACTATCGACGACGCTCAATACGACCTGTTCAAAGACTTTGTGACCAAAGACGGCGTGCTCTATGTGGAAGTTGCTTGTATCGATCGCGAGCAGTACATCGGGATGGCACGAGCGGATCTTTTCATTCGCATGCCTGACCGGCCGTTCGCCGTGGGTTACTGGAAGGCGATCCTTGGGATCGGCATGATCTTCGTTCTGGTCACCATGATTGGCGTCTCGGCCAGTACCGTGGTGAAAGGTCCGATCGCTGCAATTCTCACACTGGTACTGTTTGCCTTGTCAGGCAAGAAGTCCCACCAGTTCATGGATGCCCTGATGACGGGTGAGGTTCAAGGGGGCGGTTTCCTCGAATCGATCTACCGCCTTGTGACGCACCTGGGCCCCTCAACCGAATTGCCGGCGAATCCGGCGTTCACGATTATCAAGTTTATTGATACGGTGCTGACCAGCTTCTTGTGGCTGTGTAAGCAGGTCATTCCGCGCCTGCGTTCGTTCAACATGAGCGAGTTTGTGGCGAACGGGTTTGATGTGCCGTTTGATGTTTCGATTCTGCCCAGCCTGCTGGTCACCGCCGGTTATATTATTCCTTGCGTCATGCTTGGGTACTTCGCGCTTCGCATTCGCGAATTGGAGTCCAAATGA
- a CDS encoding spermine/spermidine synthase domain-containing protein, which yields MESKDQWIGEELTPHDVWQHRVTKVLTSCQTPFQTLAVVDSGVYGRALVLDNRWQTCTGDEFLYHEPIVHTPLVLHGNPRRVLIAGGADGGAAREALKWKTVEEIRLVDIDGAAVEACRTWLPEIHQGSLNHSRVHVEIGDAYDVIAQARDWDVIIADLTDPIEDGPAYKLFTREFFTHCRQALRPGGLFVNQAGSMSPPLLTPLSRTAKTIESVFAHTAVMSVFVPTYGSPWGMVLASDTPINTSPAIDAIDAHLAQSVNGPLRMFDGRTLLGLLQPPRHVRERIADETMIYSLDNPPQLSRGNA from the coding sequence ATGGAATCAAAAGACCAGTGGATCGGCGAAGAATTGACGCCGCACGACGTTTGGCAGCATCGCGTCACAAAAGTCCTGACCAGTTGCCAGACTCCGTTTCAGACACTGGCGGTGGTCGACAGCGGCGTTTACGGCCGCGCGCTGGTCCTCGACAATCGCTGGCAAACATGTACGGGAGACGAGTTCCTGTATCACGAACCCATCGTCCACACGCCACTCGTACTTCATGGCAATCCGCGACGCGTTCTGATTGCCGGCGGGGCGGATGGCGGCGCCGCGCGTGAAGCTCTTAAGTGGAAAACCGTCGAAGAGATTCGATTGGTCGATATCGACGGAGCCGCCGTGGAAGCGTGTCGAACGTGGCTGCCTGAAATCCACCAGGGGTCGCTCAACCATTCTCGCGTCCACGTCGAAATCGGAGATGCCTATGACGTCATCGCCCAAGCACGAGATTGGGATGTGATCATCGCTGACCTCACCGACCCGATCGAAGACGGCCCGGCGTACAAGCTGTTTACGCGCGAGTTTTTCACGCATTGCCGTCAGGCCCTTCGCCCCGGCGGTCTCTTCGTTAATCAGGCGGGGTCGATGTCACCTCCGCTGCTAACACCTCTTTCGCGCACCGCGAAGACGATCGAATCGGTGTTCGCACACACGGCAGTCATGTCGGTCTTCGTGCCGACCTATGGTTCGCCGTGGGGCATGGTGCTGGCAAGTGACACACCGATCAACACGTCACCGGCGATCGACGCGATCGATGCGCATCTCGCTCAGTCCGTCAACGGCCCACTGCGCATGTTCGACGGCCGGACACTGCTCGGATTGCTGCAGCCTCCACGGCACGTGCGGGAACGCATTGCCGACGAAACGATGATCTACTCGCTCGACAATCCACCACAATTATCACGCGGCAACGCGTGA
- the odhB gene encoding 2-oxoglutarate dehydrogenase complex dihydrolipoyllysine-residue succinyltransferase has translation MTVEVQLKKGDFGDSVSEVVVVEWLKQVGDAIAVDADLVELESDKATTKWPAPKAGVVTKLLFNAGDTIPLPAVIALIDETATAPTAPAAAAPAPAAAAATAKVSPSAEPRVMPSAAAMMSENGVKPSQVTPTGPGGRILKEDVQKQVSAAAAQPAPAPAPKPPVETVRTIVTGERSEKRQMMSPIRKRIASRLVEAQSTAALLTTFNEVDMTAIMDLRKQHQDAFTQRYGIKLGFMSFFVKAAIDALQTFPAINAEIQGTEIVYHNYFDIGIAIGGGKGLVVPVLRNAERMGFAQIEQAIAEFANKVKSNTLSPQELTGGTFTITNGGVYGSLLSTPIVNPPQSGVLGMHSIQDRPVARDGQVVIRPMMYLALTYDHRIVDGREAVTFLKRIKDCLENPVRLLLDV, from the coding sequence ATGACAGTCGAAGTGCAGCTGAAGAAGGGTGATTTTGGCGATTCGGTCTCCGAAGTCGTCGTCGTGGAATGGCTCAAGCAGGTTGGCGACGCGATCGCCGTGGATGCGGATCTGGTTGAACTGGAAAGCGACAAGGCCACGACGAAGTGGCCGGCTCCCAAAGCGGGAGTTGTCACAAAACTGCTCTTCAATGCTGGCGACACGATACCACTTCCTGCGGTCATCGCGTTGATTGACGAAACCGCGACCGCTCCGACAGCCCCCGCAGCAGCTGCTCCGGCCCCGGCCGCTGCTGCCGCCACCGCGAAAGTCTCGCCGTCCGCGGAACCACGCGTCATGCCGTCTGCCGCGGCAATGATGTCCGAAAATGGCGTGAAGCCATCGCAAGTCACTCCGACCGGACCTGGTGGTCGGATCCTGAAAGAAGATGTGCAGAAGCAGGTTTCAGCGGCTGCCGCTCAACCGGCCCCCGCACCGGCTCCTAAGCCACCTGTCGAAACTGTCCGCACCATTGTGACGGGTGAGCGGTCGGAAAAGCGTCAAATGATGAGCCCGATTCGGAAACGAATCGCCTCACGTCTGGTCGAAGCTCAAAGCACGGCGGCCTTGTTGACGACGTTCAACGAAGTCGACATGACCGCGATCATGGACCTGCGAAAGCAGCATCAAGACGCATTCACCCAACGATACGGGATCAAGTTGGGTTTCATGTCGTTCTTCGTGAAAGCCGCGATCGACGCCCTGCAGACGTTTCCTGCGATCAATGCCGAGATTCAGGGGACGGAAATCGTCTATCACAACTATTTCGACATCGGGATCGCCATCGGCGGCGGCAAGGGACTGGTTGTGCCCGTGCTGCGAAACGCCGAACGAATGGGGTTTGCCCAGATCGAGCAGGCGATTGCCGAATTTGCCAATAAGGTCAAAAGCAACACGCTCAGCCCACAAGAACTGACGGGCGGAACGTTCACGATCACCAACGGCGGCGTCTATGGATCGTTGCTGTCGACACCAATCGTGAATCCGCCCCAAAGCGGTGTGCTCGGCATGCACTCAATTCAGGATCGTCCGGTTGCTCGTGACGGACAGGTTGTGATTCGTCCCATGATGTATCTGGCTCTGACCTACGACCACCGAATCGTTGACGGCCGTGAAGCGGTCACGTTCCTCAAGCGAATCAAAGATTGTCTTGAAAACCCCGTTCGTTTGCTTCTCGATGTGTGA
- the lpdA gene encoding dihydrolipoyl dehydrogenase, whose protein sequence is MPEHDLVVIGAGPGGYVAAIRAAQLGMNVACIEEANALGGTCLRIGCIPSKALLEASELYKMAQHHLSEYGVTVGDVKLDLPAMMKRKDTVVTGLTNGIAGLFRKNKITRYTGRGRIVAPGKVAVEGAQPVEITAKKIIIATGSRSAPLKGVEVDGTMIGTSTEALSFPEVPKHLVVIGAGVIGLELGCVWARLGAKVTVLEYLDRILPGMDTEIATEAQKILQKQGLEFRLGMRVTGARVKGAGCVVECDGQPPIECDRVLLAVGRLPNTDDIGLEKLNVARNQRGFITIDPHSFETSIPGIYAIGDCIPGPMLAHKAEEEGVACAEGIAGKYCHVNYDAIPGVVYTDPEIASVGKTEEQLKDSGIPYRKGLFPFIANGRAKAIGRTEGRVKILAHAETDRVLGVHIIGAHAGDLIAEAVAAIEFGASSEDIARTSHAHPTLAEAIKEAAYAVDGRTIHM, encoded by the coding sequence ATGCCAGAACATGATTTGGTGGTTATCGGAGCGGGTCCAGGCGGCTATGTCGCCGCGATTCGCGCCGCTCAACTCGGAATGAACGTCGCTTGCATCGAAGAAGCCAATGCATTGGGAGGAACCTGTCTGCGGATTGGTTGTATCCCCAGCAAGGCGCTGCTCGAAGCGAGCGAACTGTATAAGATGGCGCAGCATCACCTTTCCGAATACGGTGTCACCGTCGGAGATGTGAAGCTGGATCTGCCGGCCATGATGAAACGGAAAGACACCGTCGTCACCGGTTTGACCAACGGAATCGCTGGCCTGTTTCGCAAGAACAAGATCACTCGCTATACCGGCCGCGGTCGAATTGTGGCTCCGGGGAAAGTCGCTGTCGAAGGTGCTCAACCCGTTGAGATCACGGCGAAGAAAATCATCATTGCGACAGGAAGTCGCTCTGCTCCACTGAAGGGCGTTGAAGTCGACGGCACCATGATCGGGACGAGCACCGAAGCGCTCTCGTTTCCGGAAGTGCCAAAGCATCTAGTTGTGATCGGCGCGGGGGTGATCGGTCTGGAACTCGGTTGCGTCTGGGCGCGACTGGGCGCGAAGGTCACCGTTCTCGAATATCTTGATCGCATCCTGCCAGGGATGGATACCGAAATCGCGACCGAAGCCCAGAAGATCCTGCAAAAGCAAGGACTTGAGTTTCGCTTGGGCATGCGAGTCACTGGCGCCCGCGTCAAAGGTGCCGGCTGCGTGGTTGAATGTGACGGTCAGCCACCGATCGAATGCGATCGCGTTTTGCTGGCCGTCGGACGTTTGCCGAACACAGACGATATCGGTCTGGAAAAGCTCAACGTCGCCCGCAATCAACGCGGTTTCATCACCATCGATCCTCATTCGTTCGAAACCTCGATCCCCGGAATCTATGCCATCGGCGACTGCATTCCTGGGCCAATGCTGGCTCATAAGGCGGAAGAAGAAGGGGTGGCCTGTGCCGAAGGGATTGCGGGCAAATATTGCCACGTGAACTACGACGCGATTCCCGGTGTGGTCTATACCGATCCGGAAATCGCCAGCGTTGGCAAGACCGAAGAGCAATTGAAGGACTCGGGAATTCCCTATCGCAAGGGGCTATTCCCTTTCATCGCGAACGGTCGAGCCAAGGCGATTGGCCGGACTGAAGGTCGGGTCAAGATCCTGGCGCACGCCGAAACCGATCGAGTGCTCGGGGTTCATATCATTGGCGCCCATGCTGGCGACTTGATTGCCGAAGCGGTTGCCGCGATTGAATTTGGTGCCAGCAGTGAAGATATCGCGCGGACGAGCCACGCTCATCCGACGCTCGCAGAGGCGATCAAAGAGGCCGCATACGCCGTCGATGGTCGTACGATCCACATGTAG
- a CDS encoding SDR family NAD(P)-dependent oxidoreductase, translated as MHVLDRFRLDGKRLFITGGSRGLGREMALAIAEAGADVVLVGREEDSLHKTAEDIRQRGRAAFPIVGDMSEPDQCEQVCQRVLKEFGPIDILINNVGGRRVDVPIEDQTLEEWNRLIDLNLTSTFLCLKYIGGEMVRRGTGGRVINVASISGMIANRGIGGRHYETAKGAVIQLTRSAAADWAPRGVTVNAICPGGFMTAPNIRWATDCPEMIKNFRSQIPNGDFGQPEDLGPLAVYLSSDASRYMTGASIVIDGGYTLW; from the coding sequence ATGCATGTACTCGACCGATTTCGCCTGGATGGCAAGCGACTTTTCATCACCGGTGGCAGCCGGGGTTTGGGACGCGAGATGGCGCTGGCAATCGCCGAAGCCGGCGCTGACGTCGTGCTGGTCGGCCGCGAAGAAGACAGCCTGCATAAGACCGCAGAAGATATTCGGCAACGCGGACGCGCCGCATTCCCCATTGTCGGGGACATGAGCGAACCCGATCAGTGCGAACAGGTCTGCCAGCGTGTGCTGAAAGAATTTGGACCGATCGACATTCTTATCAACAACGTCGGCGGCCGTCGTGTCGACGTTCCGATCGAGGACCAGACGCTTGAAGAATGGAATCGGCTGATCGATTTGAACCTGACCAGCACGTTCCTGTGCCTCAAATATATCGGCGGAGAAATGGTGCGGCGCGGAACCGGGGGACGAGTCATCAATGTCGCATCCATCTCGGGCATGATCGCCAACCGTGGCATCGGTGGCCGTCACTATGAAACAGCCAAAGGAGCGGTGATTCAACTGACACGGTCCGCCGCCGCCGACTGGGCCCCTCGCGGCGTGACCGTCAACGCGATCTGCCCCGGCGGATTCATGACGGCGCCGAATATTCGCTGGGCAACAGACTGCCCAGAGATGATCAAGAACTTCCGCTCACAGATCCCGAACGGAGACTTCGGCCAACCCGAAGACTTGGGACCGCTGGCGGTTTATCTTTCCAGTGACGCTTCGCGTTATATGACGGGCGCGTCAATTGTCATTGACGGGGGCTACACGCTCTGGTGA
- a CDS encoding ABC transporter ATP-binding protein, which produces MSQSEAVIEIRNLSKVYRDFWGRPKVKALNALSLDIRKGEVFGLLGPNGSGKTTTLKLLLGLLFPTEGDVTILGKPAADVSKNEKIGYLPEESYLYRFLNAYETLDFYGRLFNISPAQRKERSEKLLDLVKLAPQARRRQLKEYSKGMTRRIGVAQALINDPDLVMLDEPTSGLDPLGNRDMKDLILDLKKQGKTVLMCSHLLADVQDVCDRIAILYGGELKVMGRVDELLKAQDETQILSSKLSDAAIKEVQEVLKKHGASTLKIDQPTANLEDLFLKTVQESRERPGHRNVV; this is translated from the coding sequence ATGAGCCAGTCTGAGGCCGTCATTGAAATTCGAAATCTTTCGAAGGTTTATCGCGACTTTTGGGGGCGCCCTAAGGTCAAGGCGCTGAATGCCCTCAGTCTCGATATCCGCAAGGGGGAAGTCTTCGGCCTCCTCGGACCGAACGGGTCTGGCAAAACGACCACGCTGAAGCTGCTGCTGGGGTTGCTGTTCCCCACGGAAGGTGATGTCACCATCCTCGGCAAGCCCGCGGCCGACGTGAGCAAGAACGAAAAGATCGGGTACCTGCCCGAAGAGTCCTATCTCTATCGCTTCCTGAACGCGTACGAAACGCTGGATTTTTATGGTCGCTTGTTCAATATCTCGCCCGCCCAGCGAAAAGAGCGGTCCGAGAAGTTGCTCGATCTGGTGAAGCTCGCCCCTCAGGCCCGCCGTCGCCAGTTGAAAGAGTACTCCAAGGGGATGACGCGACGTATCGGGGTCGCACAGGCTCTGATCAACGATCCCGACCTGGTCATGCTCGACGAACCAACCAGCGGTCTCGATCCGCTCGGTAATCGCGACATGAAAGACTTGATTCTGGATCTGAAGAAGCAAGGCAAGACCGTGCTGATGTGCAGCCACTTGCTGGCTGACGTTCAGGATGTGTGCGACCGCATCGCGATTCTGTACGGCGGTGAACTGAAGGTGATGGGACGAGTGGACGAGTTGCTGAAGGCCCAGGACGAGACGCAAATTCTCAGTTCCAAGCTCAGCGACGCGGCGATCAAGGAAGTGCAAGAAGTGCTGAAGAAACACGGCGCGAGCACGCTCAAGATCGATCAGCCGACTGCAAACCTGGAAGACTTGTTCTTGAAGACGGTTCAAGAGAGCCGCGAACGTCCTGGTCATCGCAACGTCGTCTGA
- a CDS encoding HD domain-containing protein has protein sequence MLVTAEIISLTVDHIRNVLANDSSGHDWWHIDRVRRTALEIARQEQADLGVVELAALLHDIADWKFHGGDEHAGPRAAREWLERNHVDPTVVDAVCGIVAGVSFKGAGVATEMPTLEGKCVQDGDRLDAIGAIGIARAFAFGGHFGRPMHDPETPHQLHESFAAYKAKHSPTINHFYEKLLLLKDRMQTSTGRRLAAQRHAFMEAYLKQFFSEWNADFGRQSPVNA, from the coding sequence ATGTTGGTCACTGCCGAGATCATATCCCTGACCGTGGATCATATTCGTAACGTCCTTGCGAATGACTCGTCGGGGCACGACTGGTGGCACATCGATCGCGTCAGGCGAACGGCACTTGAGATCGCCCGCCAAGAGCAGGCGGATCTCGGTGTCGTCGAGCTTGCCGCCCTGCTCCACGACATCGCCGACTGGAAATTCCATGGCGGTGACGAACATGCGGGGCCACGGGCCGCCCGCGAATGGCTTGAACGGAACCATGTCGATCCGACGGTGGTCGACGCCGTGTGTGGTATCGTGGCCGGCGTCTCGTTCAAAGGGGCGGGCGTTGCCACTGAGATGCCAACGCTCGAAGGAAAGTGTGTTCAGGACGGCGATCGGCTGGATGCGATCGGTGCGATTGGAATTGCACGTGCCTTCGCATTCGGCGGGCATTTTGGCCGCCCGATGCACGATCCCGAGACGCCCCATCAACTGCATGAATCGTTCGCGGCGTACAAAGCCAAGCACAGCCCGACGATCAATCACTTCTACGAGAAGTTGCTGCTGCTGAAGGATCGTATGCAGACGTCAACCGGTCGCCGTCTGGCCGCGCAGCGACACGCGTTCATGGAAGCCTATCTGAAGCAATTCTTCAGCGAATGGAATGCGGACTTTGGACGTCAGTCGCCAGTAAATGCATGA